In Bacillus spongiae, a single genomic region encodes these proteins:
- a CDS encoding DUF4179 domain-containing protein, protein MFKREEEQLHHLKQDLENTPVSLDSLDKAITAGFNRAKTEEKKRTRKKKGFYSFLAAALLLIGFFSTIRVSPAFASYISGIPGMEKIVELIRDDKGRMAAVEHEYYQEIGVSDKKGSLQVTIDGAISDEMGIVLFYTLESDKKIKDIRIDKVNLKAKNGTPLDEASSSYGEPHRSDEGEYSYSGEIEYFFEVPLTAKEYVVDIEVKGRQYSLPITLNEFKEKKEYPVNQSLELEGEKINIEKVTIYPIRAAVHLEVDPNNKRQILHLEDLRLVDENNEVWGKISNGVTGSGNKDSKQEIYLQSNYFKEPKELYLVLNNAQAIDKDNATVVVDTEKLEILKQPAGSHLNNVRKENGELVFDLRTNREFNYFIFSKVIDAQGKELEHSTQSMSTYEKGVRRIGMNLPAIISSQNPITIELSYYPKWIKGKDKIKIK, encoded by the coding sequence ATGTTTAAACGGGAAGAGGAACAACTACATCATTTAAAACAGGATTTAGAAAACACCCCTGTTTCACTCGATTCGCTGGATAAAGCGATCACGGCAGGGTTCAATCGAGCGAAAACAGAAGAAAAAAAGCGTACTAGAAAAAAGAAAGGTTTCTATAGCTTCCTTGCGGCAGCACTTTTACTCATAGGGTTCTTTTCTACGATTCGGGTTTCACCTGCTTTTGCAAGCTATATTTCCGGGATACCTGGGATGGAAAAAATTGTCGAGCTGATCAGGGATGATAAAGGAAGAATGGCTGCTGTTGAACATGAATACTATCAGGAGATTGGCGTATCTGATAAAAAAGGCAGCTTGCAAGTAACAATCGATGGAGCCATATCCGATGAAATGGGAATCGTTCTTTTTTATACATTGGAATCAGACAAAAAGATAAAAGATATTAGGATTGATAAAGTGAACTTGAAAGCTAAAAACGGCACCCCTCTTGATGAAGCATCTAGTTCATACGGAGAACCCCATCGGTCAGATGAAGGGGAGTACTCATACAGTGGAGAGATTGAATATTTCTTTGAAGTGCCTCTGACAGCTAAGGAGTATGTGGTAGATATAGAGGTGAAAGGTCGGCAATACTCTCTACCGATTACACTTAATGAATTTAAAGAAAAAAAAGAATACCCTGTCAATCAATCTTTGGAGTTAGAAGGAGAAAAGATAAATATTGAAAAGGTAACTATCTATCCCATAAGAGCAGCTGTTCATTTGGAGGTGGATCCAAATAATAAAAGGCAGATTCTTCATCTGGAAGACCTGCGTCTTGTGGATGAGAACAATGAGGTATGGGGGAAGATTTCTAATGGGGTAACAGGGTCAGGTAATAAAGATTCAAAACAGGAAATCTATTTGCAAAGTAACTATTTTAAGGAACCTAAAGAGTTGTACCTTGTCTTAAACAATGCTCAAGCAATTGATAAGGACAATGCAACAGTTGTAGTGGATACAGAAAAGCTCGAAATCCTAAAACAGCCTGCTGGCAGTCATCTAAACAATGTTCGGAAGGAGAACGGTGAGCTTGTTTTTGACTTACGAACCAATAGGGAATTCAATTACTTTATCTTCAGCAAAGTGATAGATGCACAAGGGAAAGAACTAGAACACTCCACACAATCAATGAGTACCTATGAAAAAGGCGTAAGAAGAATAGGCATGAATCTGCCTGCAATAATTAGTTCTCAAAACCCGATTACGATTGAGCTTTCTTATTACCCTAAATGGATTAAAGGAAAGGATAAAATAAAAATAAAATAA
- a CDS encoding YjcZ family sporulation protein — MCGFCGGHAGYGYGGGGLGSSFVLIVVLFILLIIVGAAFLY; from the coding sequence ATGTGTGGATTCTGTGGCGGTCATGCTGGATACGGCTATGGCGGTGGAGGTCTTGGCAGTAGCTTCGTATTAATCGTAGTCTTGTTTATCTTGTTAATCATTGTCGGAGCTGCGTTCCTTTACTAA
- a CDS encoding autorepressor SdpR family transcription factor — protein MAINELFKALSDENRRKILDLLRNGDLTAGEIANHFEMSKAGVSQHLSVLKNADLVYAKKRGQYVYYSLNSTVFQEVLKWIIQFHTDKKEENE, from the coding sequence GTGGCCATCAATGAATTATTTAAAGCTTTATCTGATGAAAATAGAAGAAAGATTTTAGATTTGTTAAGAAATGGAGATTTAACTGCTGGAGAAATTGCGAATCATTTTGAAATGAGTAAAGCAGGTGTATCTCAACATTTATCTGTCTTAAAGAATGCTGATTTAGTATATGCGAAAAAAAGGGGACAGTATGTTTATTATTCTTTAAATTCAACTGTATTTCAAGAAGTATTGAAATGGATTATTCAATTTCATACAGACAAAAAGGAGGAAAATGAATGA
- a CDS encoding aldo/keto reductase: MSKATRIPLRMLGKSDLNISAIGLGTWQFSKGNNLIGRYWSDLNEIDIQKIVQISYQGGINWFDTAEIYGKGKSEETLAQALNMLEDGGKEAYIATKWWPMFRKASSITKTIEERISVLKNRTIDLYQIHQPHSFSSIKAEMEALAELIQNKKIRFAGVSNFNEKKMREAHEELNKHGFPLVSNQMKYSLLDRRIEHNGVLDAAKELGITIIAYSPLEQGILSGKFHKNPELIKNIKGPRKYTSWFKKNGLAKTEPLIELLEKLAKEYEVTPTQIALNWLIHFHGDTVVAIPGATKVQHVEQNIGTLTFQLSDKHLQEIDQISKGISTD, translated from the coding sequence ATGTCAAAAGCAACTAGAATTCCCTTAAGGATGTTAGGAAAGAGCGACCTGAATATTTCAGCAATTGGGCTCGGTACGTGGCAATTTAGTAAAGGGAATAACTTGATTGGACGTTACTGGTCTGATTTGAATGAAATAGATATTCAAAAAATTGTACAAATTAGCTATCAAGGTGGAATCAATTGGTTTGATACCGCCGAAATTTATGGGAAGGGTAAGTCTGAAGAAACCTTAGCTCAAGCATTAAATATGCTAGAAGATGGTGGAAAAGAAGCTTACATTGCGACGAAATGGTGGCCTATGTTTCGTAAAGCAAGTTCCATTACGAAAACAATTGAAGAGCGAATTTCTGTATTGAAAAATAGAACCATTGATTTATACCAAATTCATCAACCTCACTCCTTTTCAAGTATTAAGGCTGAAATGGAAGCATTAGCAGAATTGATTCAAAATAAAAAAATTCGCTTTGCAGGTGTTAGTAATTTTAATGAAAAGAAAATGAGGGAAGCACACGAAGAATTAAATAAACATGGATTCCCGCTTGTTTCAAATCAAATGAAGTATAGTCTTCTTGATCGTCGAATCGAACATAATGGTGTATTGGATGCTGCAAAAGAATTAGGAATTACTATTATTGCTTATTCACCTCTTGAGCAAGGGATTCTTTCTGGTAAATTTCATAAAAATCCTGAGTTGATAAAAAATATAAAGGGGCCACGTAAATATACATCTTGGTTTAAGAAAAATGGACTAGCAAAAACGGAACCTCTTATTGAGCTACTAGAAAAGCTAGCAAAGGAATATGAAGTGACCCCAACACAAATTGCTCTTAATTGGTTAATTCATTTCCATGGGGATACAGTAGTGGCAATTCCTGGTGCAACAAAGGTTCAACATGTTGAGCAAAATATTGGAACTTTAACATTCCAATTGTCGGACAAGCATTTACAGGAAATTGACCAAATCTCTAAAGGAATTAGTACAGATTAA
- a CDS encoding sigma-70 family RNA polymerase sigma factor → MEIEQLASKAIKGDDDSFLQLIQLFKIDLYKTALSFLRNDQEALEAVQEVTYRAYKGIRNVKKPYYFKTWLIRIMINYCNDQLQKKKHVLFDDELIKSQGVSENHNNLEIKDAMLSLDERSREILTLKYFHDLKIRDIADSMQCPEGTVKTWLNKALKALREKLEENGGNLNV, encoded by the coding sequence TTGGAGATTGAACAATTAGCCAGTAAAGCGATTAAAGGCGATGACGATTCATTTTTACAGCTCATCCAGCTGTTTAAAATTGATTTATATAAAACAGCACTTTCTTTTTTACGAAACGATCAGGAAGCCTTAGAAGCTGTACAGGAAGTCACCTATCGTGCATACAAGGGGATTCGGAACGTAAAAAAACCTTATTACTTTAAGACATGGCTCATCCGGATTATGATCAACTATTGTAATGATCAGCTACAAAAGAAGAAGCACGTTCTGTTTGATGATGAACTTATAAAGTCTCAAGGAGTTTCAGAGAATCATAATAACCTAGAAATAAAAGACGCGATGCTAAGCCTTGATGAACGGTCACGAGAAATCCTGACCTTAAAATATTTTCATGACCTAAAAATAAGGGATATCGCCGATTCAATGCAATGCCCTGAAGGAACGGTGAAAACGTGGCTAAACAAAGCGCTTAAAGCGCTACGGGAGAAGCTCGAGGAGAACGGAGGGAATCTCAATGTTTAA
- a CDS encoding peptidase E, translated as MQQIIALGGGGFSMEPNNPLLDTYILQQVKDKEPKICFIPTASGDAENYIARFYKFFEKQACLPTHFSLFKPPTTDLEGFLLEQDILYVGGGNTINLLALWREWGVDKIIQTAYNKGIVLTGLSAGSLCWFEEGVTDSFGDELRPIKGLGLLKGSHCPHYDGEDNRRPSYHETISAKNIKSGVAADDGVALHYINGKLIRVVSSRPQAHAYHVSLKDENIIEKRMSAMYLGD; from the coding sequence ATGCAACAAATTATTGCTTTAGGTGGCGGGGGTTTTTCAATGGAACCGAATAATCCGCTCCTTGATACATACATTCTTCAACAGGTAAAAGATAAGGAACCGAAAATCTGTTTTATTCCAACAGCTAGTGGTGATGCTGAAAACTACATTGCACGCTTTTATAAATTTTTTGAAAAACAAGCATGTCTTCCTACCCATTTCTCTTTGTTTAAGCCACCAACGACAGATTTAGAAGGTTTTTTGCTGGAGCAGGATATTCTTTATGTAGGTGGAGGCAATACAATTAATTTGTTAGCACTTTGGAGAGAGTGGGGAGTTGATAAAATTATTCAAACAGCCTACAACAAAGGGATAGTTCTAACGGGACTTAGTGCGGGCTCTTTATGTTGGTTCGAAGAGGGAGTTACGGATTCCTTTGGTGATGAGCTCCGACCTATTAAAGGCCTAGGGTTGTTAAAAGGAAGTCACTGTCCACATTATGATGGAGAAGATAATCGAAGACCTTCTTACCATGAGACTATATCAGCAAAAAATATAAAAAGCGGGGTAGCAGCAGATGATGGTGTCGCTCTTCATTATATAAACGGTAAATTGATTAGAGTCGTCAGTTCAAGGCCCCAAGCGCATGCTTATCATGTTTCATTAAAGGATGAGAATATTATTGAAAAGCGAATGTCAGCAATGTATTTAGGAGATTAA
- a CDS encoding YjcZ family sporulation protein, giving the protein MAGAGAGFALIVVLFILLIIVGAAFLGGYGY; this is encoded by the coding sequence ATGGCTGGAGCAGGAGCAGGTTTTGCTCTAATTGTTGTCTTGTTTATCCTACTAATCATTGTAGGAGCAGCATTCCTTGGAGGATACGGTTATTAA